A window of Akkermansia muciniphila contains these coding sequences:
- a CDS encoding YebC/PmpR family DNA-binding transcriptional regulator: MSGHNKWSKIKYVKAKEDAKKGKVFARFAHEIMLAAKSGGGDPDLNPRLRAAIDGAKAVSTPKENIERAIKKGTGELGGATIQEITYEGYGPAGTAFLVEVATDNTNRSASELRTLFTKNGGSIGTPGSVAYQFERKGEARIMAEGLTEDSAMDLALECGADDVEQGDTDNEWVFVTDPTELNNVCAALREAGHTVISMKLISVAQNISVINDLDTAKAALRLYEALDDYDDALNVFSNFDVAEEILEQLD; the protein is encoded by the coding sequence ATGTCAGGACATAATAAATGGTCTAAGATCAAGTACGTTAAGGCTAAGGAAGATGCCAAGAAGGGCAAGGTCTTTGCCCGCTTTGCCCATGAAATCATGCTGGCCGCCAAGAGCGGCGGCGGAGATCCTGACCTGAATCCGCGCCTGCGCGCCGCCATTGACGGGGCCAAGGCCGTGTCCACCCCCAAGGAGAATATTGAACGCGCCATCAAGAAGGGAACCGGGGAACTGGGAGGGGCCACCATTCAGGAGATTACTTATGAGGGCTACGGCCCGGCGGGTACGGCTTTCCTGGTTGAAGTGGCTACGGACAACACGAACCGCTCCGCTTCCGAACTCCGGACTCTTTTCACCAAGAACGGGGGCAGCATCGGCACGCCCGGGTCCGTGGCCTACCAGTTTGAACGCAAGGGAGAAGCCCGCATCATGGCGGAAGGCCTGACGGAGGATTCCGCCATGGATCTGGCGCTGGAATGCGGCGCGGACGATGTGGAGCAGGGGGATACCGATAACGAATGGGTGTTTGTAACGGACCCGACGGAACTGAATAATGTATGCGCCGCCCTGCGCGAGGCTGGCCATACGGTGATTTCCATGAAGCTGATTTCCGTAGCGCAGAACATTTCCGTGATTAATGATCTGGATACGGCAAAAGCCGCCCTGCGCCTGTATGAAGCGCTGGACGATTACGACGACGCGCTGAATGTCTTCTCCAATTTCGACGTGGCGGAAGAAATCCTCGAACAGCTTGACTAA